One window of Oreochromis niloticus isolate F11D_XX linkage group LG23, O_niloticus_UMD_NMBU, whole genome shotgun sequence genomic DNA carries:
- the angptl1a gene encoding angiopoietin-related protein 1a: protein MQGLMWSLCALLCLSLWQESYCRSSREARRTKEPSLHRSKRAPLDPDAKKCSYTFLVPEQRITGPICASTTGPEPDKERVTRMEIADVREVLNKQRREIETLQLVVDVDGNLVNEMKLLRKESRNMNSRVTQLYMQLLHEIIRKRDNSLELAQLENRVLNVTSEMMRLASRYRELEARFATMAGVVNNQSILISALEEQCMRTLGRSELPAVPPLVQVVPQNIPVNNRFTNEIQRDNNNREFSRGPRINPPTISPFGIDPPPPQGTLTSDGPFKDCYQVRKAGYTTSGMYLLKANGSDRLIQAWCEHGLDNGGWTVLQRRKDGSVNFFRNWENYKKGFGNIDGEHWLGLENIYNLTKQGDYKLMIELEDWTGKKVYAEYSSFHLESEKEGYRLRLGTYQGNAGDSFSSHNGKQFTTLDRDKDSFSGNCAHFHKGGWWYNACGQTNLNGVWYSGGVYRSKFQDGIFWADYGGGFYSLKSVRLMMRPID, encoded by the exons ATGCAAGGGCTGATGTGGAGTCTGTGCGCCTTGCTCTGCCTCTCCCTCTGGCAGGAAAGTTACTGCAGGAGCTCCAGGGAAGCCCGGAGGACCAAAGAGCCTTCTCTCCACAGGAGTAAAAGAGCTCCTCTGGATCCTGATGCCAAAAAATGCTCTTATACCTTCCTTGTACCTGAGCAGAGAATCACAG GTCCAATCTgtgccagcaccacaggcccagAGCCAGACAAGGAAAGAGTGACCCGTATGGAGATTGCAGATGTGCGGGAAGTGCTCAACAAACAGCGCCGTGAGATTGAGACGCTGCAGCTGGTGGTAGATGTGGATGGTAACTTGGTGAATGAGATGAAGCTGCTGCGGAAAGAGAGCAGGAACATGAACTCCAGGGTGACCCAACTATATATGCAGCTGCTACATGAGATCATCAGGAAGAGAGACAACTCCTTGGAGCTTGCCCAGCTGGAGAACCGTGTCCTCAATGTGACCTCAGAGATGATGCGACTGGCTTCAAGGTATAGGGAGCTAGAGGCCCGTTTTGCCACAATGGCCGGAGTGGTCAACAACCAGTCCATTCTCATATCTGCACTGGAGGAGCAGTGTATGAGGACGCTGGGACGCAGTGAGTTGCCTGCAGTTCCCCCTCTGGTGCAGGTGGTACCGCAGAATATACCAGTCAACAACCGTTTCACGAATGAGATACAGAGGGACAATAACAACAGGGAGTTCTCCCGTGGACCACGCATCAACCCACCTACAATAAGCCCTTTTGGGATTGACCCTCCACCACCGCAAGGAACGCTTACCTCTGATG GTCCCTTCAAGGACTGCTACCAGGTGCGAAAGGCAGGCTACACCACCAGTGGCATGTACCTTCTAAAGGCAAACGGCAGTGACCGACTGATCCAAGCCTGGTGCGAGCATGGCCTCGACAATGGAGGATGGACAGTTTTGCAAAGGAGGAAAGATGGCTCTGTCAACTTCTTCCGTAACTGGGAGAACTACAAG AAAGGCTTTGGTAACATAGATGGCGAACACTGGCTCGGACTGGAAAACATCTACAATCTTACGAAACAGGGTGATTACAAGCTGATGATAGAGCTGGAAGACTGGACAGGAAAGAAGGTGTATGCCGAGTACAGCAGCTTTCATCTGGAGTCTGAGAAGGAGGGCTACCGGCTCAGGCTAGGCACCTACCAGGGCAATGCTGGTGACTCCTTTAGCAGTCACAACGGCAAACAGTTCACTACACTCGATCGTGACAAGGACTCCTTCTCTG GTAACTGCGCCCATTTCCACAAGGGCGGCTGGTGGTACAATGCCTGTGGACAGACCAATCTGAATGGGGTGTGGTACAGCGGGGGAGTTTACCGCAGCAAGTTTCAGGATGGAATCTTCTGGGCAGACTACGGGGGCGGTTTCTACTCCCTAAAATCAGTCCGCCTCATGATGCGGCCAATTGACTAA